Genomic DNA from Anoplopoma fimbria isolate UVic2021 breed Golden Eagle Sablefish chromosome 22, Afim_UVic_2022, whole genome shotgun sequence:
aaaccaataaaaccaatgAAACCTataaaaccactgaaaccatgaaaccaatgaaaccactgaaaccaatgaaacctataaaaccactgaaaccaatgaaaccaatgaaaccactgaaaccactgaaaccaatgaaaccaatgaaaccactgaaaccactgaaaccaatgaaaccactgaaaccaatgAAACCAATGAAACCACAACCAATGAAACCGCGGAAAACCACCGgaaaccactgaaaccactgACACCAATActgaaaccaataaaaccaatacaaccaatgaaaccaataaaaccactgaaaccactgaaaccaataaaccactgaaaccaatgaaaccactgaaaccaataaaaccactgaaaccaatgaaaccactgaaaccaatgaaaccaataaaaccaataaaaccaatgAAACCTataaaaccactgaaaccactgaaaccaatgaaaccactgaaaccaatgaaaccaatgaaaccaatgaaaccaatgaaaccaatgaaaccactgaaaccactgaaaccaatgaaaccactgaaaccactgaaaccaatgaaaccactgaaaccaatgaaaccaataaaaccactgaaacctgaaaatgaaaccaataaaaccactgaaaccactgaaaccactgACACCAATACaaccaataaaaccaataaaaccaatgAAACCTataaaaccactgaaaccactgaaaccaataCAACCAATACAACCActgaaaccactgaaaccaatgaaaccaatgaaaccactgaaaccaatgaaaccactgaaaccactgaaaccaatacaaccactgaaaccactgaaaccactgAAACCTATAAAACCAATACAACCACTGAAACCAATACAACCAATAAAACCACTCAAACCAATGAAACCACTGAAACCTataaaaccactgaaaccactgaaaccaataaaaccactgaaacaaataaaaccactgaaaccaatgaaaccaatacaaccaataaaaccactgaaaccactgaaaccactgaaaccactgaaaccaatacaaccactgaaaccaataaaaccaataaaaccactgaaaccactgaaaccaatacaaccaataaaaccaataaaaccactgaaaccaataCAACCAATACAACCAATACAACCAATACAACCACTGAAACCAatgaaaccactgaaaccaatgaaaccaatgaaaccaatacaaccaataaaaccactgaaaccaatacaaccaataaaaccactgaaaccactgaaaccactgaaaccaatgaaaccactgaaaccaatgaaaccaatgaaaccaataaaaccaatgaaaccaataaaaccactgaaaccactgaaaccaataaaaccactgaaaccaataaaaccactgaaaccaataaaaccaataaaaccactgaaaccaataaaaccactaaaaccaataaaaccactgaaaccaataaaaccactaaaaccaataaaaccactaaaaccaataaaaccaataaaaccaatacaaccaataaaaccaataaaaccactgaaaccaataaaaccactaaaaccaataaaaccacCGCCTTCACTGtacatcatattattatattcctttattattaatatatatatatatatatatatatatatatatatatatatatatatatatatatattatggttACAAACCAGTGGGTTAATGGTTATACACCAGTGGGTTAATGGTTATACACCAGTGACTGGGTTTAATGGTTATACACCAGTGACTGGTTTAATGGTTATACACCAGTGGGTTAATGGTTACACACCAGTGACTGGGTTTAATGGTTACACACCAGTGACTGGGTTTAATGGTTGTAAACCAGTGACTGGGTTTAATGGTTACACACCAGTGGGTTAATGGGTTTAAACCAGTGGGTTAATGGTTACACACCAGTGGGTTAATGGGTTTAAACCAGTGGGTTAATGGTTACACACCAGTGACTGGGTTTAATGGTTATAAACCAGTGGGTTAATGGTTACACACCAGTGACTGGGTTTAATGGTTATAAACCAGGGCAGTGACTGGTTTAAATGGTTACAAACCAGTGACTGGGTTTAATGGTTATAAACCAGTGACTGGTTTAAATGGTTACAAACCAGTGACTGGGTTAAATGGTTATAAACCACTGTTTTAAATGGTTATAAACCAGTGCAGTGACTGGTTTAAATGGTTATAAACCAGTGCATTGACTGGTTTAAATGGTTATAAACCAGTGCAGTGACTGGTTTAAATGGTTATAAACCAGTGCAGTGACTGGTTTGTTAAATGTGGAGAAAcccttgtgtgttttcattttctgctgttttttaaatatgaactgAGTCCTTTAGAAAgtcagaaaatgaaacaataaaaccactgctgtgattaagtgtgttttttatatttgttgacaTTTCACACTTATACTccgttgtgtgtgtatgtctgatAGATAGTcggtttattaaaataaaacaagattattCATTAAGGTGTGTAATTACAGATTTAAATACCTGAATGTTTTAAGTTCGTTAAAATGAGTTTAGACTTTATAAGCTTTGCTAAAATGTACATGGTAAacatatttagtgtttttattttgaaaatcaaacCGCCTTTGTTCCGGTCTTTCTCTCGCTAAGCGGTGCGTACTTGACGTAGTGGAATTCAAGAAGGACGTGTTGCGCGGATTCTGCGCAGAAATGACttacgcaaaaaaaaaaaaaaaaaaaaaaaaaaatacatttagtttattgttatttttataatttatatgtTTTCAAGATTTTAATTCACATAATTTTACAGCAATGTTAATTTGGGGCCTTTTGAAAATAAagcttcaaataaaaaaagaaaaatcaaattcacacaataaagcattttattatacatttcactttatttgatatatttacatggacatatttgtgtgtgtggtttgtacatttgtcaaataaatgatgaaaaacaaCTCCATAATAAAGCCCAGCTGGTACTGCGTGGTATCTGTACATGTAAATACCTCATTCATGGGCTCTATTGTGCTGAAGCTGCTATCTTCTCTCCATCCAGCAGTAGATTGTGCACAATGCCGCCTTTTTTCTTCCCACCGCTCGTCGCCTTGATGCAGCAGTCGTGTTCCCCCAACATGAAGCGTGTCTCTGTCCCGTCGTCAACAAACTCTCCCTGTGGACGGCCACCAAACACAGCCAGAGTTTAAGACATTTAACTGTAGATGAGTCATTTATATGAGAAATATCAAGGTTCTCAATCTTATTCAATGCTTTAAATCATCCTTATCGTTGATCTTTATATTAAGAGGTATTTACACGCAGTCACTTGATAGAAAATCAGCACATTTTAGAGAAAATGAACATGcttttgtgggggaaaaaatgcacattttagagaagaaatgtatgtaattttgtgtcaaaaaagttacacatttgagagaaaaaaaataataattttgtgtattaaaaaatgcacattttagagtaaaataaatatacttttgtatattaaaaaaaagcacattttagagtaaaataaatatacttttgtatattaaaaaaaatgcacattttagagtaaaataaatatacttttgtatattaaaaaaatgcacattttagagtaaaataaatatacttttgtatattaaaaaatgcacattttagagtaaaataaatatacttttgtatattaaaaaatgcacattttagagtaaaataaatatacttctgtataaaaaaaatcccagtaTATGGTATAAACTACATAagtgtattttttcaaatgtaatatacacttttttgacattccAGGAGGTGTTTTTAATATAGACTTGGAAAAATGAAAGTTTCACTTAGTATCTTATAACAATAAATGGTAAAaactgcatgttttatttatctattattattattcaggaACTTCTCTGAACCTCTGGATTTAAAGtagaataactttatttaaatgtttctggtACAACAGCTGTTATCATGTGACCCAGAGAGAATCAAACAACAGGCCTCATCAGCTGTTAAACCCAGATTAGTATCTCAGATTATATGATGCTCTATTTAAATATTCTATCGCTCCAGATggaagttaaatgtttttaatctcagttacattaaataaaataaagctgctgtCAGACTCTCATTGAGGTTTAAATCActggatattattattattattatttatttattatgaatgaAACTTTCTCACCGTTGTTTCCATTTTCTGTCCGTTGCACCAAACGTCCATCGTGTCCTTCTCTGTGGGAAACAAGAGCaacagtattatatatatatatatatatatatatatatatatatatatatatatatatatatatatatatatatatatatatatacatatatattcatatttatacatacatatataaaaatatataacataaagaTGAAATGCTGCAAGAAACAAGAAGGAATGAGTGAAAATAATGTAACTAAGTTGTTCATTTGTTGCCAGAGTATATTCACTAAAACACGTAAGTACAATTTTGACGTAGTTgtacttcacttgagtatttacattttatgcaaaAATATACTTCCACTGCACCACATTTGTGCATGTACTTGTTCATGATCAAAACCAAATAATATTGGATAATAAAGGATCCTGTCGGCATCAGGAGTACTTTAAGTGAAGTAACTCTTTGTAGTGAGGAGTATTTCTTCACAGTGATATTTCTACTGCATCTGAAGTTACATTTTATGGTATTTCTACTGCATCTGAATATTTTGTATTGAGTAGTACTTCTACACTGTGGTACTTTTACTGTGACTGAAGTAATGTTTTCTGGTATTCCTGCTGTATCTGAAGTTATACTTTGTATTCAGGAGTACTTCTACATTGAAGTATTTCTACTGTAACCAAAGTCAAATTTTGTGGTATTTCTACTGTAActgcagttacatttttttttctttctactgaATCTTAAGTATTATTCTGTGGTATTTCTACTAGTTGTATTTCTACTGTATCTGAAGTAATGTTTTGTGGTATTTCTACAGGaacaaaagtattatttgtGGTATTTCTAGAGTATATCTGTagtattattttgtgttattctaCTTTAACTGCAGTAACATTTTGTGGTATTTCTGAACTCGTgtctcatgtctctcatcacacatatgatgtcatcatcactcaTGTCTCTCATAAGACAcatatgatgtcatcatcactcatgtctctcatcacacatatgatgtcatcatcactcGTCTCTCATCACACATATGATGATCACTCATGTCTCTCATAAGACAcatatgatgtcatcatcactcGTCTCTCATCACAcatatgatgtcatcatcactcatgtctctcatcacacatatgatgtcatcatcactcaTGTCTCTCATAAGAcatatgatgtcatcatcactcaTGTCTCTCATAACAcatatgatgtcatcatcactcGTCTCTCATCACAcatatgatgtcatcatcactcatgtctctcatcacacatatgatgtcatcatcactcGTCTCTCATCACAcatatgatgtcatcatcatgtctctcatcacacatatgatgtcatcatcatcacacatatgatgtcatcatcactcatgtctctcatcacacatatgatgtcatcatcactcaTGTCTCTCACAcatatgatgtcatcatcatctcatcacacatatgatgtcatcatcactcatgtctctcatcacatatgatgtcatcatcatgatgtcatcatcactcatgtctctcatcacacatatgatgtcatcatcactcatgtctctcatcacacatatgatgtcatcatcactcatgtctctcatcacacatatgatgtcatcatcactcacacatatgatgatgtcatcatcactcGTCTCTCATCACAcatatgatgtcatcatcactcatgtctctcatcacacatatgatgtcatcatcactcGTCTCTCATCACAcatatgatgtcatcatcactcatgtctctcatcatatgatgtcatcatcactgccTCTCATCACAcatatgatgtcatcatcactcatgtctctcatcacacatatgatgtcatcatcactcatgtctctcatcacacatatgatgtcatcatcactcatgtctctcatcacacatatgatgtcatcatcactcatgtctctcatcacacatatgatgtcatcatcactcaTGTCTCTTCGTCCAGTCAGGAGGCAGCgtgccccccccctcacccaggACCACCCTACAGTCCTCCCCGTCCAGGCGGAGCAGCCAGGTGATGCAGGTTAGAGCCCGGTTTGCGGTGAACTTCTGCAGGCTCCGCCCCTCCAGCTGCAGAGAGTACTCGTAGGCGAAGCCTCCGACGGCCTCGATGACCACGGCTGCCCTGGTGTTGGCTCCGCCCACAGTGAACGTCTCCCGGCCAACCAGCTTGAAGAGCCAGTCCCTTCTGATGACCTCCtggtgagaaaaacaacaccTGTGTACTGGTGGTACTACTGTGTGTACTCCCCAGAACACTGCACAAAACTATTACAGGAAGATAAATGGAGTGAAGTAGAAGTGTACCACATGTACACTAATATATCTAAATACTAGACTGTAGTAGTACTTGCAGTGAGGTCTTTGTTACCACAGAAATACAAGTAACTTTAAATACTAAAGGAGTAGTTTGAAGTTCAAGAGTTCAATGAGAAGATCTCATATTTATTTACTACATTAAAGTACAACATACACCTCTGGTGGGGGGtcatttgtgtacttttactttttatactttaagtacatttagttCCCAATACTTCGTatacttttttgttaaattactttCTATGTAGTATTTTAAAttgtagtattgctacttttacttaatgtTCTGAATGCTGAACTAAGTACATGTCTTCAAGTACAAGTTTCAGGTACTTTTCATGAGTACTTCCATTTCTTTAATgttactttctacttctacGTCCTCTCTGAGTAAATATTGTACGTTTACTACTGTACTATCatcatatttatacatatttaattacTTAGCATCAGTACTTCTATTCTGCagaaaaagtacttttacttttggtgcttcacatatattttgatgctaatactttgaCTTGTatcagagtatttctacactgttgtATTAGTATTTCAACCAAACATCATCTGAACAACATGATATATTTCTGTCACCAGACTCGTTTTAGTGAGACCTggatcctctcctctcttcagacCTCTTCAGACCTCTTCTGAGGATCCAGACCACCTGATCAGAGTCTCACCTGTCCGTTGACGTAGACGACCCGTTTCCCGGTGGTGGTTCCGTGAGAGAACTGGATCCGGTAGACGCCGTCGCTCAGCGCCACGTCCCACTGGGCCACCTCGTCTCCTCCCAGCATGTCGGTCCTCAGGGAGTCCTGGAGGAGTCCTGAGGAGTCCTGAGGAGTCCTGAGGAGGCTCTGGTCAGCAGGAGGTGGATTACTGTAAGAGGCTTAAGGACGACACTGACACTGATAATCAGGACAGGAGACACCTCCTCTACaactcctcctctacaacacctcctcctcctcctcctgtaaaCACATggagctgacctctgacctctgcatGGACACGCTGACAGAGAAGATGCAGATAGATctgataataaaatgaatacagcTTTAAGAGGTGTTTTTACATCTCAGAGTTTAAAAACctatttagtattttaaatagtttCCTCCTTGTGAGAGTTTATACTTTCTACAGTTtttagtctttatttatttaccaggaaacaaagaagtaaagaaagaagtgaagaaagaaagaagtaaagaaagaaacaagtaaacaaagaagtaaagaaagaaacaagtaaagaaagaagtaaagaaagaaagagaaacaaacaattaaGGATTATCCTTTTTCTGTTAAAATCCAgtttatttcatgttgtttagTATTTGATGAACGTTCTGTTCATCAGTTGAGTCagtagtgacatctagtggacaAAGAATGAATCACAGCTCATTTTATAATAATCTTAATTCTATTATTTCTCCTTCAGATGGAGAattaattacataaaataagtcatgtttgtacttttactttcttaataCAAACACAAGTTTGTATTTACttaatttctgtgttttaagtAAAGTCAGGTAACACAGGTGACCTGATTTAcaagaattattattattattatttatttaacagtttataaacagaaaaatgtagtttaatacaattgtttgttaaaaaaatggacatttattttaaagaaaagctCCAATTAAAACCAAATAGATTCATTTATTGTCATCTTTAAAAGTTGAATGTATTAAATACATACTTTTGTACAGAAAATTAGACTattataaaaatagaaataatcaaatcgtttttttaatggcaaattgttttgatttttttcttttaattagtatctgaatttgaatatgtttcagtaaataaaaaaacccgtctgctctttgttttattatcaaatgAAATGACTTTGAAACAAACGAGTCCCTTTAACCCACAAACTCATAAATAGAAGATTCCCTTTGTAACTGGAGTATAAATGATATTAATCCAGAGACAATAAAGCTCTGAATGTCTTTAGTGTGAGAGTGAAACATCAGGAATGAGTGAAGACAAGAAACAAAGTAAAGTTAAAGTGGACGAGTGGTGGTGAGTTTAAGGCACAAAATATAAACCTGGAAAAACGGCTTTTCTTCAGTTTATAGTGATTCTGTCTGTGATTCAACGTAGAATAAAGGATTGTTCAACGTTTataacgaagaagaagaagaacgagaACACGTTCAGTGTCTGGCCACAAGTACACGGACACCTAGGTGTACTTTGAGCTGTGTTTATGGTAGTAAGACTCCATAAAAACTACAGGTATGTAGCACtaaacaggtagagaacagagtacctgaacaggtagtgaacagagtacctgaacaggtagtgaacagagtacctgaacaggtagagaacagagtacctgaacaggtagagaacagagtacctgatcaggtagagaacagagtacctgaacaggtagagaacagagtacctgaacaggtagagaacagagtacctgaacaggtagtgaacagagtacctgaacaggtagagaacagagtacctgaacaggtagagaacagagtacctgaacaggtagagtacagagtacctgaacaggtagagaacagagtacctgaacaggtagagtacagagtacctgaacagagtacctgaacaggtagtgaacagagtacctgaacaggtagtacCTGAGGtaaacagagtacctgaacaggtagagaacagagtacctgaacaggtagtgaacagagtacctgaacaggtagtgaacagagtacctgaacaggtagagaacagagtacctgaacaggtagtgaacagagtacctgaacaggtagagaacagagtacctgaacaggtagagaacagagtacctgaacaggtagaga
This window encodes:
- the LOC129111617 gene encoding fas apoptotic inhibitory molecule 1-like is translated as MLGGDEVAQWDVALSDGVYRIQFSHGTTTGKRVVYVNGQEVIRRDWLFKLVGRETFTVGGANTRAAVVIEAVGGFAYEYSLQLEGRSLQKFTANRALTCITWLLRLDGEDCRVVLEKDTMDVWCNGQKMETTGEFVDDGTETRFMLGEHDCCIKATSGGKKKGGIVHNLLLDGEKIAASAQ